The DNA segment TATAATCTAGTATACGATAAAGAAGAGAAGCGGCTTCTTGCCGGGATAACTGTTGCTTGGGTTGAAAAGAGCCCTCGTAGCCAACCATGAATTGCAGCTTAGTTACTGTCTGTACATAAGGAAGCGCCCAAGGGGCAATTTCTGATTGATCCCGGTATGGCGGCAAGGAAGCAGTAGGAGCAGGGTGCTGTTTGAATGCTCGTATGATCCATGCGGCGGCCTCCTGCCGGCTAAGGGGCCGATTAGGGCTAAACGTTCCAGAGCTCGTTCCCGCAGCAAGGCCGATTTCCGTAGCTGCTTGTATGTAGCCGTAGTACCAACTAGATGAAGGAACATCGCTGTAAGATGGCACTTGGGCCTGCACCGGAGTGAGGCGAAGCAAGCGAACTAGTGTTGTCAGAAATTCAGCGCGTGTGATTGATTGTTTGGGAGCAAATCTATCAGGCTCGGTTCCTGTCATTATATTGTTGTTATATAGTGCAATAATTTCTTTTTTAGCATAGCTGTTGTCGATGTCCTGAAAAGGATTGTTCTGCTCCATCGCTATAATGGGCGGCTGCAGACTGCAACTAATACAGATAAAAAGCGTTAGAGTAACTAGAAGTAGTGTTTTTGCGTTCATGCGGCGTATCATGATAATAATCTCCTTTGATCGATAAAGTTCGAGCCACCGTCATCTTAACAAACTTACGCCCGCAGTTCAGTGAATAAATAATGGAAATTATATCTCAATATCGTAAAAAATGTTGTAACTTTTTGCCATGATATTTCGTTTATAATGCTAGACGTGATGGAATTGATAGAGGCGTAAAAATAGGAAGTATAGGAGAACGATAGACAATGATGCGATGGTTTCGCAAAACTGTAAAATCAGAACAATCCGATGATGTCAGCGCAATCTCATATGAACCGCCGCAAGAGGATCATCATGATCAGCTTGACGAGGCGGAACCTGGTCAGGAAGAAATTGCCGCCACAAATGTGTCGACAACGGAACCCGGGGATATTGAAAAATCCGTCGATTCTTCGGAAACTATTTTGTCTGTAAGGGAGGTTCACCGGATGTTTCCGGTAGGCGGGACTGAGCTTCATGTGCTAAAGGGCATCAACATGGAGGTTCGGTCTGGCCAGCTTGTGATGCTTAAGGGAAGATCCGGCTCCGGGAAAACGACGCTGCTTAACATGCTGGGCGGACTGGATCAGCCCTCGAAAGGAGAAATTCTGTTTTGCGGGCAACCGCTGCATCAGCTTAGCGATGACAAGCGTACGATTCTGCGCCGTGATCAGATCGGATTCATCTTTCAGGCCTACGCCTTACTGCCGCTCTTATCGGCATGGGAGAATGTAGAGCTGTCGCTGCGTATGGCAGGCGTGCCTTCCAGCCAATGGAAGGAGCGTGTAACGCAGTGTCTTGAACTGGTTGGACTTGGAAAAAGAATGTTTCATCGCCCATTCGAAATGTCCGGAGGAGAGCAGCAGCGCGTAGCGATTGCCAAAGCGATTGCACATCGCCCTAAGCTGCTATTAGCCGATGAGCCTACGGCGAACTTGGATTCTCAGATGGGCGCGCAGGTGATGGCTGTATTCAAAAATATCATACATACGGAACAAGTGACGATTTGTATGACTACTCATGATCCTACAATCCTGGAGGTAGCAGACCATGTTTATGAAATGGTGGATGGAAAATTTATCGAATAGGAAGACATGGATTCGGACGTTAAGTCTGGTGTCCTTATGTATCGTTCTCATTGGCGCATCCGGTTGCGGATTGCTGCCGAATGAAGAGGAAGAAGAGGATTTGCTGATCATTACCCCACCTACGATTTCGAAGAAACCGGAATACGAGGTGCGCAAGGAACCGATCGAGCTGGATGTGAAGGC comes from the Paenibacillus lentus genome and includes:
- a CDS encoding ABC transporter ATP-binding protein, with the protein product MMRWFRKTVKSEQSDDVSAISYEPPQEDHHDQLDEAEPGQEEIAATNVSTTEPGDIEKSVDSSETILSVREVHRMFPVGGTELHVLKGINMEVRSGQLVMLKGRSGSGKTTLLNMLGGLDQPSKGEILFCGQPLHQLSDDKRTILRRDQIGFIFQAYALLPLLSAWENVELSLRMAGVPSSQWKERVTQCLELVGLGKRMFHRPFEMSGGEQQRVAIAKAIAHRPKLLLADEPTANLDSQMGAQVMAVFKNIIHTEQVTICMTTHDPTILEVADHVYEMVDGKFIE